The segment CACAGTAAATCATATAATTTACTATCATCAGAATAAGCAGCAAGGACGGCAAGAATACTGTTATCAGGTAACCACATTAACTGTGGATCAGAATGAAACTGCTCGACTAAAACAGTAATGGCAGAATCAGATAATTGTGGGATCGCACGCACAATCACTTGGCTGCGTTTTTGTTGTTGCTCTAAGTCCCCTGTAAGCCATTCTGATAAAGCCAATTTCCCTTGTTCTAATTGCACCGTTGCACGTTGGCTGATCAGCTCTTTTTTCCACTGACGCAATAAGCCATTCGCTTGATTGCTGTAGAAAAAAGCCATTCGTTGTACCGTATAGCCATCACCTTGTTCTGTAATAGTAAACGGCGATTGTCGCTCGGCTTGAATAGTTAACCATGCAATACGCGCAGCATTAAGCTGTTTTACTTCACTGGCATATTGAATTAATTGGCTGCGGGCAACCTCTTGTGTCAAAGCGGGAAGTTGATCGAGTAAAATTTCCAAAGACTGAAAATCACTGTGATCATAATAAGGTTTGAGGGTTTCAATATGCGCGACAAATTGAGGCATTGTTTGAACATGCTGAATTTTCGCTTCAGTCACTTCTAATGCAGAAACAGGCTGTAATACACTCGCGATCAGTAAGCTTAACGCACACAATCGTCGTAACATAACACCTCCTTGTTAAGTCAAATACGCACAATCCGTGCCTATACAATCTCAGTATGCGGTAATTTCTGTCAATAAAAAACGCCGCCCGTGGGCGACGTTTTTAATAAATGTGACTCAGTGCAGCGAATTATGATTTCTGACGACGCATCGCATCAAAGAATTCATCATTAGTCTTCGTCATTGATAGCTTATCAATTAAGAATTCCATGCTGTCAGTTTCGCTCATTGGGTGAACGATCTTACGTAGAATCCACATTTTCTGTAGCTCGTCCGCTTTCGCTAATAGTTCTTCACGACGCGTACCAGAGCGGTTGATATCGATAGCAGGGAATACACGTTTCTCAGCGATCTTACGAGAAAGGTGAAGCTCCATGTTACCTGTACCTTTAAATTCTTCGTAGATAACTTCATCCATTTTCGAACCAGTATCAACTAGTGCTGTTGCGATGATAGTTAAGCTACCGCCTTCTTCTACGTTACGTGCAGCACCAAAGAAGCGCTTAGGACGGTGAAGGGCGTTGGCATCGACACCACCTGTTAATACCTTACCAGAGGAAGGAATTACGGTGTTGTATGCACGTGCTAGACGTGTAATTGAGTCAAGTAAGATAACAACATCTTTCTTGTGCTCTACTAAACGTTTTGCTTTTTCAATTACCATTTCAGCCACTTGTACGTGACGTGATGCTGGCTCATCAAACGTTGATGCAATCACTTCGCCTTTTACAAGGCGTTGCATCTCGGTCACTTCTTCTGGACGCTCATCAATAAGCAATACCATTAACTCACACTCAGGGTGGTTATGGGCAATACTTTGGGCAATGTTTTGAAGCAGCATTGTTTTACCCGCTTTTGGCGGAGCAACAATCAGACCACGCTGGCCTTTACCGATTGGTGATGCTAAATCAAGAACACGTGCTGTGATGTCTTCTGTAGAACCGTTACCACGTTCCATACGCATACGTGAGTTTGCATGCAGTGGGGTAAGGTTTTCAAATAGGATCTTATTGCGGGCGTTGTCTGGCTTGTCGTAGTTTACTTCGTTAACTTTCAGTAGTGCAAAGTAACGCTCACCGTCTTTTGGTGGACGAATCTTTCCGGCAATAGTATCGCCAGTACGTAAGTTAAAACGACGGATTTGACTTGGTGATACATAAATATCATCAGGGCCAGCAAGGTAAGAACTATCAGCGCTACGAAGGAAGCCGAAGCCATCTTGTAATATTTCTAGAACACCATCGCCAAAAATATCCTCACCACTCTTCGCATGCTGCTTAAGAATGGAGAAGATGATGTCTTGCTTTCTCAAGCGGGCAAGGTTTTCTAATCCTAAACTTTCGCCAAGTGATACCAACTTAGAAATCGGTTGGCTCTTTAATTCTGTAAGGTTCATAGTGGTGGGTTTCTTGTCTGTCAAAATCGGGGTTCTATATTAGTTGAGATAAAGATGACCAATAGGGCCTGGTCAAGAAATGAACGAAAATGTAATTTCTGTGCGCTACGGTAACACTAAACGTTCTATCCGTCTAGCATAGACGTTAGACAAACCATGTACAACTTAGAAATTGTCCATGGTTTGTAATAATTGCACTTATAGGTTCGCGTCTAAGAACTCTTTAAGCTGTGTTTTCGACAGTGCGCCAACCTTTGTTGCCGCTACACCACCGTCTTTAAACAGCAGTAATGTCGGAATACCACGAATACCAAACTTCGGCGGTGTCTCCGCATTCTGATCAATATTTAGTTTACCAATCGTTAGCTTGCCTTCGTATTCATCAGCGATTTCGTCAAGAATAGGGGCAATCATTTTACATGGACCACACCATTCAGCCCAAAAATCGACTAATACCGGGCCAGCAGCATTGATTACATCAGTGTCAAAACTCGCATCTGTAAGCTGCACAATCTTGTCGCTCATCTTCCACTCCAACAGTTGATTTTGTTAGCTGATCTTATTTTACCAGCAAATCGTTGCCCTATTTGAATGGAATACGTTTCGTATTGCAACCCTAAGCTGATATTCTATAGCAATGAAGACGACTCACATCACAGAGCGGAAATTTGCCGAGCTAGGGTTAAACCCTCTAGTTTTAAAAGGATTGGATGATAAAGGGTTCCATAATTGCACCCCGATCCAAGCCTTGGCATTGCCAGTTATGCTCACTGGCCATGATATCGCGGGACAGGCTCAAACAGGTACGGGTAAAACCATTGCCTTCCTAACCGCTACTTTTAACCATTTATTGGAGACAGCTGCGCCTGCGCATCGTAAAACCGATCAACCGCGTGCCATTATCATGGCGCCTACGCGTGAATTGGCGATCCAAATTTATAATGATGCATCATCACTGATTGCAAGTACGGGCTTAAAAGCTGGCCTCGCTTACGGTGGCGAACCTTACGAGAAGCAGAAAGCGGTTCTTGATGAGGGTGTAGATATCTTAATCGGTACGTGTGGCCGTATTATTGATTTCTACAAGCAACGTGTTATTGATTTAGCGAGCATTCAAGTAGTAGTACTTGATGAAGCCGATCGTATGTTCGATTTAGGTTTTATTAAAGACATTCGCTTCTTGTTCCGTCGAATGCCAGCACCGAGCGAGCGTTTAAGCCTGCTATTCTCAGCCACATTGTCCTACCGTGTGAAAGAATTAGCATTTGAACATATGAATAGCCCTGAAAGCGTTGTCGTTGAGCCGGAGCAAAAAACAGGCCACCGCATTCAAGAAGAATTGTTCTACCCATCTAACCAAGAAAAAATGCGTTTACTACAAACGTTGATCGAGGAAGAGTGGCCAGAGCGCGCAATTATTTTTGCTAATACCAAACACCGTTGTGAAGATGTTTGGGGTCATTTAGCCGCTGATGGTCATCGTGTTGGTTTGCTAACTGGCGATGTGCCACAGAAAAAACGTGAGCGTATTTTGGATCAATTCACCAAAGGTGATGTTGATATCTTAGTCGCGACCGATGTCGCTGCTCGTGGTTTGCATATCCCTGCAGTAACGCACGTATTTAACTACGATCTACCTGATGATGCAGAAGATTATGTACACCGTATTGGTCGTACAGGTCGTGCAGGCCTAAGTGGTCACTCAATCAGTTTTGCTTGTGAAGAGTACGCTATTAACCTAACCGCTATTGAAACTTACATTGAACATGGTATTCCACAGTCAAAGTATGACTCAGAAGCATTGTTAGACGATCTTCCAGCACCGATCCGCCTACAACGAAACCCTCGTCAAGGTGGTCGCCGTAACACTCAACGTCAAGGCCAAGGTCAAGGGCAACAACGTTCGCGCAATAATCGCCGTCGTCCGCCTCAAAACAACAAGCCTGCGTAATAACGATAAGTAATGTATGTCTATGGAAAGAAATTCAGTATCACCGCTTTATGCCGCCATTGATCTCGGCTCAAACAGTTTCCACATGTGGATTGTGCGTGAAGTAAATGGCAGTGTTCAGACACTCGCGAAAATCAAACGTAAAGTGCGTTTAGCCGCTGGTCTTAACAACCAAAATGTACTCAGTGAAGAAGCGATGCAGCGTGGCCTTGATTGTTTGGCTCTCTTTGCCGAACGTTTACAAGATATCAAAGCCGACCACATTCGTATCGTTGGTACTGCCGCCTTACGTACAGCGGTGAACGCAGAAGAATTTCTTTCCAAGGCGAAGGCTATTCTTGGTTATCCGGTCAGTATTATTCCGGGTGAAGAAGAAGCTCGCATTATCTATCAAGGGGTGGCACACACCTCTGGTGGTAGTGATAAACGTTTAGTGGTTGATATCGGCGGTGCCAGCACTGAAGTTATTATCGGCAAAGGATTTGATAGCAGCGCTTTAACCAGCTTAAAAATTGGTTGTGTGACATGGCTTGAGCGTTACTTTAAAGATCGCTACCTCACATCAGCCAACTTCGACGCTGCGATTAATGGCGCTAAAGAAGTTATTGAACCGATCATTGAACGCTATACCGAACTCGGTTGGGAATCTTGTGTTGGTGCCAGTGGTACCGTACAAGCACTACAAGAAATTATGCTAGCGCAAGGAATGGATGAAATCATTACCTTGCAAAAGCTTAAGCGCTTACAACGCCAAGCTATGCAATACGAGCGTTTAGAAGATCTTGATATTGAAGGTTTAACACTAGAACGCGCATTAGTATTCCCTAGTGGCTTATCAATTTTAATCGCGCTATTTGAGTCATTAAAAATTGAATCTATGACGCTAGCCGGTGGCGCACTTCGTGAAGGCATGGTTTATGAAATGATGGAGCAAATGCGCCATCATGATGTATGCACTCGTACCATAGACAGTGTCCAGAAACGTTTTCAAATTGATACCGAACATGCCGATATTGTCAACAATATGGCAATGTTGATGTTAAGCCAATGCCCGAATTGGCAACTTGAACCACAAGCTCAAAATATCTTGGAAGCGGCAGTAAAACTGCATGAAATAGGCGCAAGTATTGAGTTTAAGAAAAGCACTGAACATGCCGCTTACCTAATTAAACACCTTGATCTTCCAGGCTTTACCCATGCCCAGCGTAATTTACTGGCTGAAATCCTGCGTCGTTACACAGGACCTCTGACTAGCTTACCTGAGCAACATGCACTCTCCGCACAAAGTGCGGCGCGTTTATTACGTTTGTTACGTATAGCCGTGATTGTATGTCATCGTCGCGATACGCGTTGTTTACCACCGTTTAACCTGCAAGTAGAAGGGGAAAAGCTAATCCTACTACTGCCTGCAAAATGGTTGATCAACAACCCGCTGACACGAAGCGAACTGCACCAAGAAGCGACCCGTCAAACAGACATGGGTTGGCCAATGCTCGTGACATCGCAAGACTAAACATTCTATTCGATCAAAAAAGGCTCCGTTAGGAGCCTTTTCTTTATCTCAATTAGTGTTAGAAAATATCAGTGTTAACAACCATCTTCTTGAGTAGAAATTTTCTTAGATAGCACTTGCTGAGTGGCTTCATCCATTTTGGCAGAATAATATGCAAAGCACTTATCTTGCAGGGTTTTACCTTGCGGTATAATTGCCAGCGACCAACCATCAGTCTCAGGAAACACCTTACCAGGGCGAATTTGATCAATCACACAAAATTCAGCATCAGTACAAGATGTTGTCTCAACCTTATCTTTGCTAAAGCCACTTGCGTTGCCTAAGTACTTAAAATCCTGCGTCATAATCGTCATCAAACCATCATGATCACTACCTGCTGTCCACTTAGCACGCGGCACACCAAAGTAGGTAAAGATTTTATTACCATCAACATCAACTTCTACACCATATTGATGCTCTTTGCCTTGCATAATGGCTTTGTATTCCACCAAATCAATCACGGTACGCACACTACCAGCTATGCCGTTTAGCGACGCTTTGGTTGCATCTGATGAAATAGATAAAAATCGCGGGGCTGCAGTGACCGCAAGAATGCCTAAAATGACAATCACGATAACCAATTCGATGAGGCTAAATCCTTTTGACTGGCGAGCTATCACCCCGTATCTATCCATGAATACTGCTCTCTACACTAATTGCATGCAGCAAGTGACCATCCTCAGTCACTCACTGCACGTGTTACATTAACCTGTAATACCGCTATGACGCAGCATTGCATCTAGCTCAGGCTCTCGACCACGGAAGCGTTTGAATAGCGCCATTGGCTCTTCACTGCCCCCTTGCTCAAGGATACAAGTTAAGAAGTCTTGTCCTGTTAGCGGATTGAAAATTCCTTCCTCTTCAAAGCGTGAGAACGCATCAGAAGACAATAATTCCGCCCACAAGTAGCTGTAGTAACCTGCGCTGTAGCCACCAGCAAAAACATGACTAAAGCTATGTGGGAAACGTCCCCATTCTGGGCTTGGAACCACTGATACACGTGATTTCACTTTAAATAAAGTATCTAACACCTGTGCACCTACTTCTGGATCGTATTCGGTGTATAACGTGAAATCAAACAGACCAAACTCAAGCTGACGTAAAATAAACATCGCTGATTGGAAGTTCTTCGCCGCCAGCATCTTATCTAGCATTTCTTTTGGTAACGGCTCACCTGTCTCATAGTGACCAGAAATAAACGCCAGTGCTTCTTCTTCCCAACACCAATTTTCCAAGAACTGGCTTGGTAGCTCCACCGCATCCCATGGCACACCGTTAATACCTGATACTGACGCTACATCAACTTGAGTCAGCATGTGATGGATACCATGACCGGTTTCATGGAATAAAGTCACCACTTCATTGTGGGTAAACAATGCCGGCTTATCGCCAATCGGACGGTTAAAGTTACAAGTTAAGTAGG is part of the Photobacterium angustum genome and harbors:
- the rho gene encoding transcription termination factor Rho, producing MNLTELKSQPISKLVSLGESLGLENLARLRKQDIIFSILKQHAKSGEDIFGDGVLEILQDGFGFLRSADSSYLAGPDDIYVSPSQIRRFNLRTGDTIAGKIRPPKDGERYFALLKVNEVNYDKPDNARNKILFENLTPLHANSRMRMERGNGSTEDITARVLDLASPIGKGQRGLIVAPPKAGKTMLLQNIAQSIAHNHPECELMVLLIDERPEEVTEMQRLVKGEVIASTFDEPASRHVQVAEMVIEKAKRLVEHKKDVVILLDSITRLARAYNTVIPSSGKVLTGGVDANALHRPKRFFGAARNVEEGGSLTIIATALVDTGSKMDEVIYEEFKGTGNMELHLSRKIAEKRVFPAIDINRSGTRREELLAKADELQKMWILRKIVHPMSETDSMEFLIDKLSMTKTNDEFFDAMRRQKS
- the trxA gene encoding thioredoxin TrxA; amino-acid sequence: MSDKIVQLTDASFDTDVINAAGPVLVDFWAEWCGPCKMIAPILDEIADEYEGKLTIGKLNIDQNAETPPKFGIRGIPTLLLFKDGGVAATKVGALSKTQLKEFLDANL
- the rhlB gene encoding ATP-dependent RNA helicase RhlB, with product MKTTHITERKFAELGLNPLVLKGLDDKGFHNCTPIQALALPVMLTGHDIAGQAQTGTGKTIAFLTATFNHLLETAAPAHRKTDQPRAIIMAPTRELAIQIYNDASSLIASTGLKAGLAYGGEPYEKQKAVLDEGVDILIGTCGRIIDFYKQRVIDLASIQVVVLDEADRMFDLGFIKDIRFLFRRMPAPSERLSLLFSATLSYRVKELAFEHMNSPESVVVEPEQKTGHRIQEELFYPSNQEKMRLLQTLIEEEWPERAIIFANTKHRCEDVWGHLAADGHRVGLLTGDVPQKKRERILDQFTKGDVDILVATDVAARGLHIPAVTHVFNYDLPDDAEDYVHRIGRTGRAGLSGHSISFACEEYAINLTAIETYIEHGIPQSKYDSEALLDDLPAPIRLQRNPRQGGRRNTQRQGQGQGQQRSRNNRRRPPQNNKPA
- the gppA gene encoding guanosine-5'-triphosphate,3'-diphosphate diphosphatase gives rise to the protein MERNSVSPLYAAIDLGSNSFHMWIVREVNGSVQTLAKIKRKVRLAAGLNNQNVLSEEAMQRGLDCLALFAERLQDIKADHIRIVGTAALRTAVNAEEFLSKAKAILGYPVSIIPGEEEARIIYQGVAHTSGGSDKRLVVDIGGASTEVIIGKGFDSSALTSLKIGCVTWLERYFKDRYLTSANFDAAINGAKEVIEPIIERYTELGWESCVGASGTVQALQEIMLAQGMDEIITLQKLKRLQRQAMQYERLEDLDIEGLTLERALVFPSGLSILIALFESLKIESMTLAGGALREGMVYEMMEQMRHHDVCTRTIDSVQKRFQIDTEHADIVNNMAMLMLSQCPNWQLEPQAQNILEAAVKLHEIGASIEFKKSTEHAAYLIKHLDLPGFTHAQRNLLAEILRRYTGPLTSLPEQHALSAQSAARLLRLLRIAVIVCHRRDTRCLPPFNLQVEGEKLILLLPAKWLINNPLTRSELHQEATRQTDMGWPMLVTSQD
- a CDS encoding type II secretion system protein — its product is MDRYGVIARQSKGFSLIELVIVIVILGILAVTAAPRFLSISSDATKASLNGIAGSVRTVIDLVEYKAIMQGKEHQYGVEVDVDGNKIFTYFGVPRAKWTAGSDHDGLMTIMTQDFKYLGNASGFSKDKVETTSCTDAEFCVIDQIRPGKVFPETDGWSLAIIPQGKTLQDKCFAYYSAKMDEATQQVLSKKISTQEDGC